Below is a genomic region from Oceanibaculum indicum P24.
ACCATCTCCGGCATCGGATGCAGCGCGAGGCCGAGGCGATACAGGCTGACCTCGCCGCTTGTCTTCAGCTGCGCGACATTGCGGGCGGCGGTGCGGCAGGTCGGATCGACCAGCAGCGCCAGCCGGTAACAGCGTACGGCGGCATCATTCTGGCCGAGCCGCACCAGCAGGTCGCCCAGCGCGGTCAGTGCCGGCACCGAGCGCGGCGCGTGAAAGATCGCCGTGCGGTAGCTGTCGATGGCGTCGTCGATATCGCCGCGCGCCTCCTGCTCCCGGCCAAGGCCGATATAATGCTCCGGGTCCGTCGGAAGGATGCGGATGGCGGAAAGGTCGGTCATAGCGGCCTCACACAAGGATGTTGAGATTGCCACCCTGCAGCAGCTGCAGAGCGATCTGGCCCGAGGAGCCGAAGGAGCCGCCACCCATGTTGGCGAGCTGCGCCTCGGCGTCCTTCTGCGTCAGGAAGCGGGCGATGAACTTGTCCACGAAGGCCGGGTCCTTGAAATCCTCCGGCTTAACCTTGGATTCGATGACCTTTGCCTGGCGTTCCAGGGACTGGTTCACGATCTCCTTGGGGATGCGCAGCGTGTCGGTAATCACCGAGCGCAGCACCTTGTCGCCCATCAGCTTGTAGATATCGCCATCCTCGGCAACCTCGGCGACCTTGCGGCGGAAATAGGCGGCCTCGCGCAGCGACTCGTTGCCACCGCCCAGATTCTTCTCGAACTGGTTGGTCAGGTACTTGTCGGTGATTTCCTTGAGGAACTTCTCGTCCTTCAGCTTCTCCACGCCCGAGCCGGAGAAATCGAAGGCTTCCGAAATCTGCTTGTAGCGCGGTTCGGCCATCCGGTTGACCAGCGACTCCTTCGCCGCGGGGTCCTCGGTCATGATCGTCTTGATGCGCGCGGTGTAGTTCAGCTCCTGCTCCAGACCGAACGCGCCCAGCGCCACCTGCATTAGGCGGCGGTCCTTGAAGAAATCCTCTGGCGATTCGATCTTCTTCGCATTCTCCAGGAAGTAATCGATCTCCCGCTGCATCTGTGGCTGCTTGGCGAACTGCTGCTTCTGCGCGTCGCCCGAATGCTGCAGCGTCCTGAACAGCAGCAGGGAGGACATGCCGCTCCCACTGGTCCCGGTTCCGATCTGCATGGCTTTCCCCTTCTCTTGCGAAACACTTGCGAACCTCTTGGGGAGGCAGGGAAGCAAGAGGCGGGCCAGCTATCCCACTCAGAACACGGACCAAGGCGAATGGCCGGTTTCCGGCAATTGCCATTGACCTTCCGCCGGGGCTGGCCGATGGTCGGCGCGTCGAACAAATGGCAGGCCGGCAGTTATTGCCGGGTGTTCCTTGCCCGGCCCGCCTGTCCTTCTCCTGCGTATCGAGGCGTACTCCTGAAATGACTGAAACCTGCGACTTCCTGGTAATCGGTGGCGGTATCGCCGGCGCGTCCGCCGGCTACGAGCTGGCCAAGCATGGCCGCGTCATCCTGGCCGAGAAGGAAAGCCAGCCCGGCTATCACACGACCGGCCGGTCGGCGGCACTGTTCGCGGAAGGCTATGGCAACGCCCCGATCCGCGCGCTGACCCGCGCCAGCCGCGCCTTCTTCGAGGCCCCGCCGGAAGGATTCACCGAGGCGCCGCTGCTGACCCCGCGCGGCGCGATGATCGTGGCAACCGCCGAGCAGATGCCGATTC
It encodes:
- a CDS encoding tetratricopeptide repeat protein, whose translation is MTDLSAIRILPTDPEHYIGLGREQEARGDIDDAIDSYRTAIFHAPRSVPALTALGDLLVRLGQNDAAVRCYRLALLVDPTCRTAARNVAQLKTSGEVSLYRLGLALHPMPEMVSLGTARVMDDAALAD
- a CDS encoding DUF1217 domain-containing protein; protein product: MQIGTGTSGSGMSSLLLFRTLQHSGDAQKQQFAKQPQMQREIDYFLENAKKIESPEDFFKDRRLMQVALGAFGLEQELNYTARIKTIMTEDPAAKESLVNRMAEPRYKQISEAFDFSGSGVEKLKDEKFLKEITDKYLTNQFEKNLGGGNESLREAAYFRRKVAEVAEDGDIYKLMGDKVLRSVITDTLRIPKEIVNQSLERQAKVIESKVKPEDFKDPAFVDKFIARFLTQKDAEAQLANMGGGSFGSSGQIALQLLQGGNLNILV